Genomic segment of Macellibacteroides fermentans:
CTCCGCCAGTAGTCGTGCGTACATTCTACATACTGTTCGATTGCCGGCCAGAAATAATCAGCAAATTCGGCTCCTTCAATCACAATACGTATTTTGGGATCGAAGCGGCTCATTCCGTTGGCTGTACCAACAATAAAATCTTCTGCAATCGGTGCGTTAAAGACCCGTGAGATCCCAAACTCCTGCTGCATCCCCTTGGTTACGTTAAAAACGCCTCCCTTTTCTTTGTTTGCAACATCCTGCCCCCATAAGAAAGTATCCGGATTGTAGCGGAATTCTGCTTTGAGGGTTTCGTTGATGGCAGTAACCAGATTTACCTTCTCGCCTTCTTTCTGATGTGTGCCGTCCGGATATTTTTCCGCCTTGTATGGTTCCGGCATCACAAAATCAAATACGGTTGAAGGATCCGGATCCGGAGCGGCAATCGCCTTTTTATGGGCAGCCGATAATTCCTTTTTAGATTCTTCCTGAATCTTGACCAACTCCTCTTCCGTAAAACGGTTGTAGCGAATCAGCAGACGATGAAATTTGTGCAATGGATCGGCAGCTTTTACATACGAAAGCTCTTCTTCATCACGATAAAGTACATGCTTATCTGAGTTTGAGTGTGAACCGATACGTACACAGTTTGCATGCACAATAACCGGACAATGGGTTCTTACTGCATATTCGTGAGCTTCGGTCATCGCATTCATTGAGTCGAAAACATCCTTTCCGTTGCAATAGATTATCTTCAGATTCTTGAATCCGGTAAAGTTGGCCGCCACCTTACGGTTGGCCGTCTGGTCTTTCTTTGGCACCGAAATACCATAACCATTGTCTTGTATTACAAATATGACAGGGAGTTGCTCCTTGCTGGCACCGTTGATAGCCTCGTATACATACCCTTCGGAGGTAGAAGCCTCACCGTGGGAAGTAATCACCACTCCTTTGTGACCGTAATACACCATTGCCCGTGCCACCCCAACGGCATGCAGATCATGATTACCGGTGGCCGAAGATACGTTTTGGATGTTCCATTCCGGTTTGGCAAAGTGGTTGGACATATGTCTTCCGCCACTGGCCGGGTCGGTCGCTTTGGATAAACCGTTCAGGATAATCTCCTCGGCTGTTAGGCCGGCAGATAAAACCGTAAGCATA
This window contains:
- a CDS encoding alpha-ketoacid dehydrogenase subunit alpha/beta, with product MNKFDIKTTDKEMLKKWFHLMTLGRAIDEKAPAYLLQSLGWSYHAPYAGHDGIQLAMGQVFRKNMDFMFPYYRDMLTVLSAGLTAEEIILNGLSKATDPASGGRHMSNHFAKPEWNIQNVSSATGNHDLHAVGVARAMVYYGHKGVVITSHGEASTSEGYVYEAINGASKEQLPVIFVIQDNGYGISVPKKDQTANRKVAANFTGFKNLKIIYCNGKDVFDSMNAMTEAHEYAVRTHCPVIVHANCVRIGSHSNSDKHVLYRDEEELSYVKAADPLHKFHRLLIRYNRFTEEELVKIQEESKKELSAAHKKAIAAPDPDPSTVFDFVMPEPYKAEKYPDGTHQKEGEKVNLVTAINETLKAEFRYNPDTFLWGQDVANKEKGGVFNVTKGMQQEFGISRVFNAPIAEDFIVGTANGMSRFDPKIRIVIEGAEFADYFWPAIEQYVECTHDYWRSNGQFVPNVTLRLASGGYIGGGIYHSQNLEGALSTLPGARIVYPSFADDAAGLLRTSMRSKGFTLFLEPKALYNSLDAACVVPDDFEVPFGKARIRRSGSDLTIITYGNTTHLCLKVAERLANDKVANCEVIDLRSLIPLDKETIFESVKKTSKVLIVHEDKVFSGFGAELAATIGTELFQHLDAPIQRVGSVFTPVGFHPVLEKAILPDADRIYKAASDLLAY